The region GATACAGCTCTAGAATCCTGCGCTTCGAGAGGCTCCCTTCGAGTTGGTTGGTCAGCACGATCTCTTTGACCTTTCGCCACGGGTTTCTGGATGGAGACAGCCAGAGGTTCTTGGCCAGCTGCTGAGTGATCGTCGAGGCGCCTCGAAGCTTTCGCCCCTCGTCAAGAGACTCGCGCAGGGCGATGCGCATCTCCTCGACTGCAAAGCCCCGATGGCTGAAGAAGTCGATATCCTCGGCCACCAAGACCGCGTGCTTCAGGCTCGGGGCGATGTCCGCGTAGGGCGCCCAAGTGTGAAGCGCGCGGCCACCGGACTTGCGATTGTGTCGTTCGATGAAGGCGCTGGTCGTAGGGTCGCCCGCTGCCAGATCGTCGACTTCGGGCCAGGTCGCCCACTGATAGACGACGAACGAACCCGCGATGACGGCGAGCGACAGCAGCAGCCGGCGAAGCACGGTCGAAGTCTAGCCTGACCTTTTCACAACTCTCCCGCCGCGACGCCGTAAATGCTTGAGTCTGAGCGACTTGCTCAGCTTGGAGATCCGCGACCGGA is a window of bacterium DNA encoding:
- the mtgA gene encoding monofunctional biosynthetic peptidoglycan transglycosylase codes for the protein MLRRLLLSLAVIAGSFVVYQWATWPEVDDLAAGDPTTSAFIERHNRKSGGRALHTWAPYADIAPSLKHAVLVAEDIDFFSHRGFAVEEMRIALRESLDEGRKLRGASTITQQLAKNLWLSPSRNPWRKVKEIVLTNQLEGSLSKRRILELYLNVAQFGPDVFGAEAAARHFYGVSAARLTVRQAAELAAGLSRPGSWNPNSSSRGYRHRVEIIRTRMRRARWVLREL